In the Topomyia yanbarensis strain Yona2022 chromosome 3, ASM3024719v1, whole genome shotgun sequence genome, one interval contains:
- the LOC131687696 gene encoding uncharacterized protein LOC131687696 → MEKKKTNKRQFACLVAFMEKNPEIARGSKFVHSRESVTSLWWTLTDSLNSLDPPTRSVAAWQKVWTDKKLQLKRKLQHNKNEAVATGGGPNTLHSFNDVEETIIRLLSLDRAVNHNGSVFGVQVPSAPASGECQVFVPCDEVPSEEPNVSEDDSVQDNAAHEGSLQDNAAHKGQPAARGRGRSNNRNYRKALLEKQTNDLNKMKRHVSDCARYSRKSYDLQQQRFDLEKKRFKLEEEKFHFKKQLLLEKQKYKSQQLQCQLQLLAYKKQKLDHEMGWTTTADAQDGHNEMDSDD, encoded by the exons ATGGA GAAGAAAAAGACGAATAAGCGACAATTTGCCTGTCTCGTGGCCTTTATGGAGAAAAATCCCGAAATAGCCAGAGGAAGTAAATTTGTTCATTCACGGGAATCGGTTACATCCTTATGGTGGACACTGACGGATTCCCTGAACAGTTTGGATCCTCCCACTCGTTCCGTTGCAGCATGGCAAAAG GTTTGGACCGACAAAAAGCTGCAACTAAAGCGAAAGTTGCAGCATAATAAAAATGAGGCTGTGGCCACTGGTGGTGGGCCAAATACGCTGCATTCCTTCAACGATGTGGAAGAAACCATCATTCGTCTCCTTTCACTAGACAGAGCGGTTAACCACAACG GTTCTGTTTTCGGAGTGCAAGTCCCTAGTGCACCTGCTAGTGGTGAATGCCAAGTATTTGTGCCTTGCGATGAAGTCCCAAGTGAGGAACCGAATGTCTCAGAAGACGACTCTGTGCAGGATAATGCAGCCCATGAAGGGTCTCTGCAGGATAATGCAGCTCATAAGGGTCAACCAGCTGCTCGTGGCCGCGGACGATCGAATAATCGGAATTACCGAAAAGCTCTGCTCGAAAAGCAGACGAACGATCTAAATAAGATGAAGCGGCATGTATCGGATTGTGCCCGATATTCACGTAAGTCGTACGATTTACAACAACAGCGATTTGACCTTGAAAAGAAGCGGTTTAAACTGGAGGAGGAGAAATTCCATTTTAAGAAACAGCTGCTGCTGGAGAAGCAGAAGTATAAAAGCCAGCAGCTACAATGTCAGTTACAGCTACTTGCATACAAGAAGCAGAAACTCGACCATGAAATGGGGTGGACAACAACGGCTGATGCACAAGATGGTCATAACGAGATGGACAGTGACGATTGA
- the LOC131687697 gene encoding putative nuclease HARBI1 has protein sequence MSVELWFDTDSEDEEDYTVLAAERRRIRDKSNPLDQTEKSFIQFFRISKDIFKYLLDIIDTKINPIQQSTSVPPMIMLAASLRFFAEGNYQKGVGNDRFIGLAQPTMSKVLKLVLGIIETEVCAAVIQFPSEDNEISAIKLGFYGKTGFPGVIGCVDGTHVSIIPPVRNKHLFYNRKGFYSLNVILVCDHNLMIRYLNANHPGSSHDSFVWNGSSLNQLLLQRYNNGERNTWLLGDAGYPLTPFLITPFRTGENTTERQTRFNEIHSKTRITVERAIGVVKNTFRCLLAARQLYYKPEKATQIINVCVALHNLRMKYKMEYDEPELPNGENDPELRDVGRNESDASRIREEIMNNIL, from the exons ATGAGTGTTGAATTGTGGTTTGATACCGATAGTGAAGACGAGGAGGATTATACCGTCCTGGCAGCGGAACGTAGGCGGATAAGAGATAAATCAAATCCGCTGGATCAAACTGAAAAATC ATTCATTCAATTCTTCAGGATTTCTAaggatatttttaaatatttattggaTATTATCGATACAAAAATCAACCCTATTCAACAATCTACGTCGGTTCCTCCAATGATTATGCTGGCAGCTTCATTAAGATTTTTTGCAGAAGGGAACTATCAGAAGGGCGTAGGAAACGATCGCTTCATTGGATTAGCACAACCTACGATGTCAAAAGTTTTGAAACTTGTTTTGGGCATAATTGAAACAGAAGTCTGTGCGGCCGTCATCCAGTTTCCATCCGAAGACAATGAAATAAGCGCCATTAAATTAGGTTTCTATGGAAAAACTGGATTCCCAGGAGTAATCGGATGTGTAGATGGAACCCACGTTAGTATCATTCCGCCAGTCCGCAATAAACATCTGTTCTACAATCGCAAAGGCTTTTACAGTCTGAATGTAATATTG GTTTGCGATCATAATTTGATGATTCGGTATCTTAATGCTAATCATCCAGGTTCCTCGCATGACTCGTTTGTTTGGAATGGCAGTTCTCTAAATCAGTTGCTGTTACAAAGATACAATAACGGGGAGAGGAACACCTGGTTACTCG GTGATGCTGGTTACCCTTTGACACCATTTCTGATAACTCCTTTCCGTACGGGTGAAAATACCACAGAACGACAGACGAGGTTCAACGAAATTCACTCCAAAACTCGAATCACCGTGGAAAGAGCAATTGGAGTGGTCAAGAATACCTTCCGATGCTTGCTAGCAGCAAGACAGCTGTATTATAAACCTGAAAAAGCTACGCAAATTATCAACGTTTGCGTAGCCCTACATAACCTCCGCATGAAGTATAAAATGGAATACGATGAACCAGAATTACCAAATGGAGAGAACGATCCAGAACTGCGCGATGTGGGTAGAAATGAGAGTGATGCGAGTAGAATCAGAGAAGAAATTATGAACAACATTTTATGA